CGATCGCCAGTTCCTACATAGTCACGAATATCAATATCCTGGGTGGCTGTATAACTACCTGCTGCTGCTAGAGGCGTGTACTCTCCTGTGTAGCGGCTGGTGAGTTGGGTATCGCTAGAGTCGAAGAACTGGTCATCAGAAATGTAAATAGAGTCATACCAGTCAGCAAAAGTAGAAACCGTACCTTGGTTTTTAACTGTCCAAGATACAGAAATCGTCTCACCTAGTGCAGCAGTAGTTGGGGCATTGGCGGCAGTAATGACCAAATCTGGGGCATTTATTGTGATGGCTTGGGCAAATATATTGTTGGTTTCATTGGTTTCACCCTGGTAGTGGTCTTTATCAGCAACAAATAACAGGTAGCGATCGCCTGTTCGTACATAGTCAGGAATAGAAATATCTTGGGTGGCTGTATAACTATCTGCTGCTGCTAGAGGCGTATCCTCTCCTGCATAACGGTTGGTGAGTTGGGTATCGCTGTAGTCGAAGAACTGGTCATCAGAAATGTAAACATAGTCATACCAGTTAGATGAGGCAGAAACTGTACCTTGGTTTTTAACTGTCCAAGATACAGAAATCGTCTCATTTAATGCAGCAGTGGTTGGGGCATTGGCGGCAGTAATCACCAAATCTGGGGCAGCAATGGTAATGGCTTGGGCGAATACATTATTGTCCTCGTTGGTTTCACCCTGGTTGTTGCCAGACCATCCTCCTCGTGCATCAGTGACAAATAATAGGTAGCGATCGCCAGTTCCTACATAGTCACGAATATCAATATCCTGGGTGGCTGTATAACTACCTGCTGCTGCTAGAGGCGTGTACTCTCCTGTGTAGCGGCTGGTGAGTTGGGTATCGCTAGAGTCGAAGAACTGGTCATCAGAAATGTAAATAGAGTCATACCAGTCAGCAAAAGTAGAAACTGTACCTTGGTTTTTAACTGTCCAAGATACAGAAATCGTCTCACCTAGTGCAGCAGTAGTTGGGGCATTGGCGGCAGTAATGACTAAATCTGGGGCAGCAATGGTGATGGCTTGGGCGAATACATTGTTGGTTTCATTGGTTTCACCCTGGTAGTGGTCTTTATCAGCAACAAATAACAGGTAGCGATCGCCTGCTATATAGTCAGGAATAGAAATATCTTGGGTGGCTGTATAACTCCCCCCAGACGCTAGAGGCGTATCCTCTCCTGTTGTATAACGGTTGGTGAGATAGGTATCGCTATCGTCGAAGAATTGGTCATCAGAAATGTAAACATAGTCATACCAGTTAGATGAGGCAGAAACTATACCTTGGTTTTTAACTGTCCAAGACACAGAAATCGTCTCACCTAGTGCAGCAGTAGTTGGGGCATTGGCAGCAGTAATCACTAAATCTGGGGCAGCAATGGTGATGGCTTGGGCGAATACATTGTTGGTTTCATTGGTTTCACCCTGGAAGTTGTATGTATCAGCGACAAATAACAGATAGCGATCGCCTGTTGCTACATAGTATTTGTCAATATAAATATCCTGGGTAGCTGTATAACTCCCCCCAGATGCTAAAGGCCTATTCTCTCCTGTTGTATAACGGTAGGTGAGAGAGGTATCGCTGTAGTCGAAGAACTGGTCATCAGAAATGTAAACTGCGTCATACCAGTTAGATGAGGCAGAAACTGTACCTTGGTTTTTAACTGTCCAAGACACGGAAATCCTCTCATTTAATGCAGCCGTGGTTGGGGCACTAGCTGCTGTCACAACCAAATCTGGCCCACTTATACTTATGGTGATGGCTTGGGCGAATACATTGTTGGTTTCACTTGTTTCACCCTGGTAGTTGAATCTATCCGCAACAAAGAACAAGTAGCGATCGCCTGGTGGTAGCAAGAAGGTGTTGGGAATAGAAATATCTTGGGTAACTGTATAGCTACTGTCAGATGCTAGAGGCGTATTCTCTCCTGTGTAGCGCCTGGCGAGTTCGAAATCGCTTAGGTCGAAGAACTGGTCATTGGAAATGTAAATATAGTCATACCAGTCAGCTAAGGCAGAAATTGTACCTTGGTTTTTAACTGTCCAAGACACCGAAATCGTCTCACCTCGTACAGCAGTAGTTGGGGCATTGGCGGCAGTAATCACCAAATCTGGGGCATTTATGGTGATGGCTTGGGCGAATACATTGTTGGTTTCATTTGTTTCACCCTGGAAGTTGCCGTAGTATCCTCCTCCATCAGCGACAAATAATAGGTAACGATCGCCTCCTATTATATAGTCAGCAATATAAATGTCCTGGGTGGCTGTATAACTCCCCCCAGATGCTAGAGGCGTATATTCTCCTGTATAACGAGCGGTCAGTTGGGTATCGCTGTAGTCGAAGAACTGGTCATCGGAAATGTAAATATAGTCATACCAGTCAGCTAAGGCAGAATCTGTACCTTGGTTTGTAACTCTCCAAGACACGGGAATCGTTTGATTCAAAGTGACATATAGTGGAGCCGTCACAGAAGACACTATCAAGTCAATATCGTTCATGAATAATCTCCCAATTGTTTAATAGATGCTGCTTTTTGCCAACACAAACACCAATCTCCCCGCAAATTGGGTAAAATCTCCAGTCAGATTTTTGAACAACCCCCTGCTTTACAAAAGTATTTTGTGGGGTTGTGGTGTTTGGTTTTATCGATCTATTCGTCCTCACACAGCCCTCAAAAAGTCCTTGCTGTGGGGATAACAGATTCATTTGCTACTAGATTTAGCTGATATGGTGAATTGAGAAACTTGGTGTTCACCAGTTCTTTGTAAGCCTCTATATCTGTCTGCCAATTACTAATTATTTCTGATAGAATAGCTAAGCGCTGACTTGGTTCTTCTTGAACAATTGCGTGATTAAAAGCGGCGGTGAACAGCACGATGGGTTGCACTGTTCGATCTGGCAGTTGTAGCCCTGCTTCATTGATATCCAAGCTCATCTGTGCCCCTTCTAGGGTGTAATTAAACCGCATGGCAGCTTGCACAGGTGCTTTGCCAAACTCATGCCAAGGACCAGGATTCAGCAGTGTGCCAAAAATATAGTTGCGTGCTGTATTGTTTTGCTCATTGAACAAGACATGTCCCCGAAAGTTAATAGACACGCCCTGATAGTCTACTTGCGCCAATGTCTCTACATATTTGCCAGCTAGAGCCGGAATTTCCACCTCAGTGGATTCTTTAGTGGCGATCGCCTCTGTGAAAATAATCCGATTGACGTATGAAGTTATACTAATGCCGTTAGCAAAGACTACCTGAGCATTAGAATCTGTTAGAATCGGAGGCTTACCCAGTTCCCAATTATTAGGGACGATACCACTATACTTCAGAAAATCTGGAGTTAAAATTGTCGGGTTGTGTTGTTTTGCAGCGATCGCAATGGCAATTTCTGGAATATTTAGACTTTGGCTCATTCGCTTTTTTCTCTGGGTAAATTTAATCTTGAATTGAGAAAGAGCTAATTAAAAAAATTAACCCAGTCTACCTTGCGGCAAAAGCTGCGTCCAATAAAAAGCCGCATTTTCGCAGCTTTGCGCGACTTCAATACTTACTGAAGCCCTCTATTTGTTAATAATTAATCATCAAAGAATAATCCCAGTTTTTACTGAGATTATTTTTTGTTATATTCATCTCCTTATATAACATGAGTATTTAATTAATTTATGCGTAATCGGGGTTCAGCCGGGATACCCTATCAATGGGACACGTTGTAAAGTTCTGTAACGGATGTCAAGCCAAACCCTTGATATACGGTTGTTTCAATCCCAAGCTTTACTTTATTCCTCCAGTTGAAACATTCCCAAACATGGCCATTTATGGGCAAGTTTAAGAGACTGAATCGCGTGAAGAGTTGATTTTAGTGTGCAAAAATTTGAATGTCTCAATACCATTTTTGGGCAAGTTAGTAAATTGTAAAATCGGTTTCTGCAACATTTGTTTACAACGTGTCCCAAATTGCAGGTATCCCGGCTGTACCCCTAATCGCTATATTAAGTACTGTTTTTTTTCAATTATGAGCATTTATGAAAATTATTCCTAGAAAGATAAAGTTTCAGTAAAGTGCAATTTTCTAAATAATCCTTAGAGGTTGTTTAAAAAGTCGTTGGCTGTGACTTTCAGCACCTATTGATCCCCCCTAGCCCCCCTTAAAAAGCAGGGTGGATTCCAAATCTACCTGCAACTGAAAAGATTAACGTTTTGCTCGTTTCGTCTGCGGCTTTTGATGCCGACCAAGGCTTAAAAAAGCTGTCCAAGCAAGAACAACAAGCAGTTTTGCAGGGTTTAGAAAAGTCACTGTCTTGAATTACATTTTTTGGCAGAGTTGGGGCGTTCTTGACAGTGACTAATTTGAGAACTGGGTTTGGAATTTTCACTGCTGTTACTCGAACCCCCAGAGGTGTATCTGTGGGAACTGCTTGCACATTAGAAAAATAGCCTGTACCAAAGATGGCATTAATATCTTCTTGAAGCTGAGTCTTGGTTGTTCTCATACCAGGCTTTGTCCGAATTACATCATAGACTTGATTTTCCAATTCTCCCTCTGCTCCAGTTACTACCACTTCTGAAACTAGAACTTTGGGGTCTAATAGTTTTAAAGTATTATTACTTTAAAACTATTAGACCTTTATGGTATTATTCAATAATAATCGCCTCATTCAAGTCAGATATGTTTCAATGTATAGAGATATAAAAGTATTAGACCTTTATGGTATAGACTGATTAACGCTTTAGATTTTTAACAAATGATTGTTATCAGTGTATTCAACTTTAAAGGTGGGACAGGTAAAAGCTCTACTGCCCTAAACTTAGGGGCATTTCTAGCATCTCCCAAACGCCAAACCCTGCTGATTGATTTAGATGGACAGCGTACTCTCTCGTTCGGTCTAGGCATGGATGGTACTGAGCCAACAACCCTTGACTGGCTAACCAGTAAAGAAGCGATCGCACCCAAACAGACCCAAGTAAAACACCTTTGTCTGATTCCGGGTGACATAGGTATGTTTCGCCTAAAAGCTGAGAGTGACTTGTTCGTTCCAGCGCTGTCAAGGCTTTCTGGGTTTGATGTAGTCTTAATGGACTGTCCGCCTGGACTATCGGTGGTATCAGTGCAAGCCATCCTTAGCAGCTCGCGCATTCTTATCCCCACAATGAACGAACCCGCTTCTCTAAAAGGGCTTTCGGAAGCCGTGGAGTTAATTCGAGGGGAAAGGGCAGATATTCCCATTGATGTTGTCAGAACTCGGTATAAGCCCCGGTTAGTTCTGACTAAAGAGGCTGACGATTTACTAATTGAGGCAGCAGTGGAGTTAGGTTATCGACTGTTGCACACAACTATCCCTGATAACATAGCTGTTGCTGAATCCATCGCAGCGCAACAACCAGTCAGGACTTACGCCCCCAAGTCCAGTGGTGCTAGAGCTTACCAATCTTTAGCTAAAGAATACATCAAACATTGGGGGACGAAATGACCAAAAAGAAAATGTCTGGCATGAAATTAAGCCAGTTTTCTGGAATTAAGAGCCAATCAGAGCCAGAGATTACCTCTCCTGCCGCCGAAGTAGAACCAACTTCCTTACCAGTTGAGAAAATGCCTATAACATCACCAGCCCCAAAGTCAGCATTAGAAGCCCCTACTGCATCACCAACTTCTTCAGCAGTAGTATCAGAAAAGCCCGTGACGATCAATATTAAAATTACTCGCACACAGCATGACTGGTTAACGGATACAGCCCGAACAGTGCGGGACAACAACACAGAAGCAGTTCCCCCTGGTGAGCGGGTTTACCCTCAGCACCTAATCGGAGTTGCCATAGAACTATTGCTTTCTTGTGAGGTTGACTGGAGCCAAGTCAAGAATGCTGAAGACCTCAAACGATTACTAAACCTATAAGCTAATTAAGGTATAATCAGTTTAAACTATAAAGGTCTAATACTATAAAGGTTTAATAGATTTTTCTTGCCCAGCATGACAGAAGAATTAGAATAAACTATGAATTGGAGTTTTCCCTTATGAGCGTCATAATTCCCGATGACATCCTCCGAGCATCAAACATGACTTCGGATGAACTGAAATTAGAAATTGGCATCTTGCTTTATCAGCAAGGTAAAATTAGCAGTGGCAAAGTCCGAGCCTGGACAGGAATCACAGTACTTGAATTCCAGCATGAACTGGCTAAACGCGGTTTACACATCAACTATGATGTAGAAGACTTCCAATCCGATGTGCGGACACTGCAATCAATGGGCTTGTTGTGATTATAGTTAGCGACACATCACCGATCACAAACTTGGCAGCGATTGGTCAGTTAGATTTACTGCGTCAGTTGTATAGTCGCGTTATCATTCCCCAAGCCGTTTATAACGAGATGGTAGGTGTAGATAAAGTTGTTCCTGGGGCAGTAGAAGTACAACAACTATCTTGGATTCAGACGATAGCTGTTGTTAATTCTCAACAAGTTACAGAAATTCAGGAAAATCAGAACAATATTGACTTAGGAGAAGCCGAAGCAATTATTTTATCTTTAGAACTGAAAGCTGACTTGCTATTAATGGATGAACGCCGAGGACGAGCAGTCGCTACAAGTTATGGACTAAATGTAACGGGTCTGTTGGGAGTCTTGCTACAAGCCAAAAAACAAGGGCTAATTCCAGCTATTAAACCATTGATTGATCAGTTAATTGCTACTGCTGACTTTCGGGTTAGCCAAAAGTTGTATGCAATTGTCTTGCAATCTGCTGATGAGGGTTAGACACTGCGTTGAAAAAAGTACGAGTAGGTAATATTAGCCTACTTACCATAGAGGGCAGCAGTTTTTGGGTGTTGGCGTAGCCAGCCGCAGGCATCGCTTTGGGGCAGAATCCCCAATATTCTTGTGCTACCAAAATTGATATCAATTTCGATATCAAAGCAGCAATTTTACAGACTACACACAGCGCTGATGATACTTAGTGACTTCCGCAACAAGTGACTATTGCTATATCTTGTGTAAACGTTCAGGCAAAAACATTGTATGCAATGATAGACGTTATTGGAAATCTGTATTATCAATAACGAGCTAGTAAGCACTTATGCCTAATCAGCCAGGTTGGGGGGAAATCGTCAAGGTAGAATTGGAGGCGTGTTTAGATGCACCGATCGCCAGATATTTTGACGCACAACTTCAGGGCGACCCAGATGTGTTGGCGCAACTGTTGGCAGATAAGCGCAACCCCAATACTCGACGGGCTTATGAAAAGGATTTGAGGGATTTCTTTCTGAAGATGACTCTTGTGCCGCCGACTGGTGATAGTGTGCTGGAGTTTCTGCACTTGCAGCCCTCTCAGGCGGTGATGGTGGTGCTGAAGTACAAGGCGATGTTGATTAAATCTGGGTTGCGGGAGGCGACAATCAATCGGCGGTTGGCGGCGATTAAGTCGTTGGCGAAGATGGGGCGTAAGCTGGGGGTGTGCAATTATTCCCTGGAGGATGTCGAGGGGGAGAAGGTTAAGGCATACCGAGATACGCGGGGTGTTGATAGCAAAGCGATAGCAAAAGTAATTCAGCAGTTTGACAGGGAGACTTTAATTGGTAAGCGCAACTATGCAATCTTTCTGGTGCTGTGGGGTTTAGCATTGCGTCGCCAGGAGATATGCCATCTTAATGTGGGCGACTTTGATTTTTATGGACGCAAGTTGAGGATTTTGGGGAAGGGCAAGGGAACGAATGAAGAATACTTGGATATGTCCAAGGATGTGGCGGCTGCTCTTGCTGATTGGCTAATTGCGCGAGGGGATTTGAATGCTAGTTTACCAATTTTTACAGCGTTAGATTTTCATAATGAAGGGCATAGATTGACTACGGATGCTATCTATAAAATAGTGTCGGCAGCTTTTAAGTTCGCTGGGGTGAAGAAACCCATGTCACCGCATAGGGTCAGGCATTCGGCAATTACGGCGGCATTGGATGCGACGGATGGGAATATTAGAAAGGTGCAGAAATTGAGCCGTCATGCTGACCCCAGGACGCTGATGATTTATGATGATAACCGGAATAAA
The Desmonostoc muscorum LEGE 12446 genome window above contains:
- a CDS encoding CARDB domain-containing protein, producing the protein MNDIDLIVSSVTAPLYVTLNQTIPVSWRVTNQGTDSALADWYDYIYISDDQFFDYSDTQLTARYTGEYTPLASGGSYTATQDIYIADYIIGGDRYLLFVADGGGYYGNFQGETNETNNVFAQAITINAPDLVITAANAPTTAVRGETISVSWTVKNQGTISALADWYDYIYISNDQFFDLSDFELARRYTGENTPLASDSSYTVTQDISIPNTFLLPPGDRYLFFVADRFNYQGETSETNNVFAQAITISISGPDLVVTAASAPTTAALNERISVSWTVKNQGTVSASSNWYDAVYISDDQFFDYSDTSLTYRYTTGENRPLASGGSYTATQDIYIDKYYVATGDRYLLFVADTYNFQGETNETNNVFAQAITIAAPDLVITAANAPTTAALGETISVSWTVKNQGIVSASSNWYDYVYISDDQFFDDSDTYLTNRYTTGEDTPLASGGSYTATQDISIPDYIAGDRYLLFVADKDHYQGETNETNNVFAQAITIAAPDLVITAANAPTTAALGETISVSWTVKNQGTVSTFADWYDSIYISDDQFFDSSDTQLTSRYTGEYTPLAAAGSYTATQDIDIRDYVGTGDRYLLFVTDARGGWSGNNQGETNEDNNVFAQAITIAAPDLVITAANAPTTAALNETISVSWTVKNQGTVSASSNWYDYVYISDDQFFDYSDTQLTNRYAGEDTPLAAADSYTATQDISIPDYVRTGDRYLLFVADKDHYQGETNETNNIFAQAITINAPDLVITAANAPTTAALGETISVSWTVKNQGTVSTFADWYDSIYISDDQFFDSSDTQLTSRYTGEYTPLAAAGSYTATQDIDIRDYVGTGDRYLLFVTDAETGWYGDNQGETNEDNNVFAQAINIAAPDLVVTAANAPTSAALNETISISWTVKNQGLVSAFADWYDRVYISDDQFLDYFDTYLNERYTGEDTPLASGGSYTATQDISILGTGDRYLLFVTDAYYNQSETNETNNIFAQAITINAPDLVITAANAPTTAGLNETISVSWTVKNQGTVSAFADWYDSVYISDDQFFDYSDRQLASRYAGEDTPLAATDSYTTTQDISIPNDVATGDHYLLFVADRREYGSNQGETNEDNNVFAQAITINAPDLVITAANAPTSAALGETISVSWTVKNQGTVSTFANWYDTVYISDDQFFDYNDTKLTQRYAGENTPLASGGSYTATQDILIPDYVATGDLYDGLRQRYLFFVTNTEYYREKQVETNETNNVFAQAITINAPDLVITTANAPTSAALNETISVSWTVKNQGTVSAFANWYDTVYISDDQFFDESDTYLTSRDAEEDTPLASGGSYTATQDIYIDNSVATGDRYLLFVADGVNFQGETNENNNLQAVAISLYAQDQIFNGTSGRDTLTGDNSNNLITGLQGADTLTGGAGSDRFVYTSIRDAGDTITDFVAGTDKIDLSQFLQSLSLENLDYTTATTQGYLSFGSVLSNTTVLIDLDGTAGRARPTPLLTVAGVSQSTLAQSDNFVF
- a CDS encoding POTRA domain-containing protein, with translation MVVTGAEGELENQVYDVIRTKPGMRTTKTQLQEDINAIFGTGYFSNVQAVPTDTPLGVRVTAVKIPNPVLKLVTVKNAPTLPKNVIQDSDFSKPCKTACCSCLDSFFKPWSASKAADETSKTLIFSVAGRFGIHPAF
- a CDS encoding ParA family protein, which translates into the protein MIVISVFNFKGGTGKSSTALNLGAFLASPKRQTLLIDLDGQRTLSFGLGMDGTEPTTLDWLTSKEAIAPKQTQVKHLCLIPGDIGMFRLKAESDLFVPALSRLSGFDVVLMDCPPGLSVVSVQAILSSSRILIPTMNEPASLKGLSEAVELIRGERADIPIDVVRTRYKPRLVLTKEADDLLIEAAVELGYRLLHTTIPDNIAVAESIAAQQPVRTYAPKSSGARAYQSLAKEYIKHWGTK
- a CDS encoding UPF0175 family protein — encoded protein: MSVIIPDDILRASNMTSDELKLEIGILLYQQGKISSGKVRAWTGITVLEFQHELAKRGLHINYDVEDFQSDVRTLQSMGLL
- a CDS encoding DUF3368 domain-containing protein; the encoded protein is MIIVSDTSPITNLAAIGQLDLLRQLYSRVIIPQAVYNEMVGVDKVVPGAVEVQQLSWIQTIAVVNSQQVTEIQENQNNIDLGEAEAIILSLELKADLLLMDERRGRAVATSYGLNVTGLLGVLLQAKKQGLIPAIKPLIDQLIATADFRVSQKLYAIVLQSADEG
- a CDS encoding tyrosine-type recombinase/integrase, giving the protein MPNQPGWGEIVKVELEACLDAPIARYFDAQLQGDPDVLAQLLADKRNPNTRRAYEKDLRDFFLKMTLVPPTGDSVLEFLHLQPSQAVMVVLKYKAMLIKSGLREATINRRLAAIKSLAKMGRKLGVCNYSLEDVEGEKVKAYRDTRGVDSKAIAKVIQQFDRETLIGKRNYAIFLVLWGLALRRQEICHLNVGDFDFYGRKLRILGKGKGTNEEYLDMSKDVAAALADWLIARGDLNASLPIFTALDFHNEGHRLTTDAIYKIVSAAFKFAGVKKPMSPHRVRHSAITAALDATDGNIRKVQKLSRHADPRTLMIYDDNRNKDLWEMSELLTLMLKDSE